One window of the Eschrichtius robustus isolate mEscRob2 chromosome 13, mEscRob2.pri, whole genome shotgun sequence genome contains the following:
- the MAPK12 gene encoding mitogen-activated protein kinase 12 isoform X1, with protein MSSPQLARKGFYRQEVTKTAWEVRAVYQDLQPVGSGAYGAVCSAVDSRTGAKVAIKKLYRPFQSELFAKRAYRELRLLKHMRHENVIGLLDVFTPNETLDDFTDFYLVMPFMGTDLGKLMKHEKLSEDRIQFLVYQMLKGLKYIHAAGIIHRDLKPGNLAVNEDCELKILDFGLARQADSEMTGYVVTRWYRAPEVILNWMHYTQTVDIWSVGCIMAEMITGKTLFKGSDHLDQLKEIMKVTGTPPPEFVQRLQSAEAQNYMKGLPELEKKDFASILTNASPLAVNLLEKMLVLDAERRVTAAKALTHPYFESLHDTEDEPKAQKYDESFDDVDRMLDEWKREWGALGRACGWTPPAPCRWPGLRVLGPPTLGCRLGEEHSGGRGSWASGPRPPEHLASPGPQACQRASPCLGQRPGYPGGPQHPLPQASAHTS; from the exons ATGAGCTCTCCGCAGCTCGCCCGCAAGGGCTTTTACCGCCAGGAGGTGACCAAGACGGCCTGGGAGGTGCGCGCCGTGTACCAGGACCTGCAGCCCGTGGGCTCGGGCGCCTATGGCGCCGTGTG CTCGGCGGTGGACAGCCGCACGGGCGCCAAGGTGGCCATAAAGAAGCTGTACCGGCCCTTCCAGTCCGAGCTGTTCGCCAAGCGCGCCTACCGCGAGCTGCGCCTGCTCAAGCACATGCGCCATGAGAAC GTAATTGGGCTGCTGGATGTGTTCACACCCAATGAGACCCTGGATGATTTCACAGACTT TTACCTGGTGATGCCGTTCATGGGCACCGACCTGGGGAAGCTCATGAAGCACGAGAAGCTGAGTGAGGACCGAATCCAGTTCCTCGTCTACCAGATGCTCAAGGGGCTGAAG TACATCCACGCTGCTGGCATCATCCACAGG GACCTGAAGCCCGGCAACCTGGCCGTGAACGAGGACTGTGAGCTGAAG ATCCTGGACTTTGGCCTGGCCCGGCAGGCGGATAGCGAGATGACTGGATACGTGGTGACCCGGTGGTACCGGGCGCCTGAGGTCATCTTGAATTGGATGCACTACACACAGACGG TGGACATCTGGTCAGTGGGCTGCATCATGGCTGAGATGATCACAGGGAAGACGCTCTTCAAAGGCAGCGACC ACCTAGACCAGCTGAAGGAGATCATGAAGGTGACAGGGACGCCTCCCCCTGAGTTCGTGCAGAGGCTGCAGAGTGCCGAG GCTCAGAACTACATGAAGGGCCTCCCTGAGCTAGAGAAAAAGGATTTTGCCTCCATCCTGACCAACGCGAGCCCTCTGG CCGTGAACCTCCTGGAGAAAATGCTGGTGCTGGATGCGGAGCGGCGGGTGACGGCGGCCAAGGCGCTGACCCACCCCTACTTCGAGTCACTGCACGACACAGAGGACGAGCCCAAGGCCCAAAAGTACGATGAATCCTTTGATGACGTGGACCGCATGCTGGACGAGTGGAAGCGTGAGTGGGGGGCTCTGGGCAGGGCCTGTGGCTGGACCCCACCAGCCCCGTGCAGGTGGCCAGGGCTCAGAGTCCTGGGTCCCCCCACCCTGGGATGCAGGTTAGGTGAGGAACACAGTGGAGGTCGGGGCAGCTGGGCTTCCGGGCCAAGGCCACCTGAGCACTTGGCCTCTCCCGGCCCCCAGGCCTGCCAGCGTGCCTCCCCATGTCTAGGCCAGAGGCCGGGCTACCCCGGAGGCCCTCAGCACCCACTCCCCCAGGCCTCTGCTCATACCTCTTGA
- the LOC137774844 gene encoding mitogen-activated protein kinase 11 isoform X1, protein MSGPRAGFYRQELNKTVWEVPQRLQGLRPVGSGAYGSVCSAYDTRLRQRVAVKKLSRPFQSLIHARRTYRELRLLKHLKHENVIGLLDVFTPATSLEDFSEVYLVTTLMGADLNNIVKCQALSDEHVQFLVYQLLRGLKYIHSAGIIHRDLKPSNLAVNEDCELRILDFGLARQADEEMTGYVATRWYRAPEIMLNWMHYNQTVDIWSVGCIMAELLQGKALFPGNDYIDQLKRIMEVVGTPSPEVLAKISSEHARTYIQSLPHMPQKDLRSIFHGANPLAVDLLGRMLVLDSDQRSSPTRKSSASSPQSHRSRLAAWTLSSEGNAARQLHSDPRRGLSPPALPPRPARLPRGAPPNTTAASSAHPWPGTLVYTPLLVGSLHVCEPWV, encoded by the exons ATGTCGGGCCCGCGCGCCGGCTTCTACCGGCAGGAGCTGAACAAGACGGTGTGGGAGGTGCCGCAGCGGCTGCAAGGGCTGCGCCCGGTGGGCTCGGGCGCCTACGGCTCCGTCTg CTCGGCCTATGACACGCGGCTGCGCCAGAGGGTGGCGGTGAAGAAGCTGTCGCGCCCCTTCCAGTCGCTGATCCACGCGCGGAGGACGTACCGCGAGCTGCGGCTGCTCAAGCACCTGAAGCACGAGAAC GTCATCGGGCTGCTGGACGTGTTCACGCCGGCCACTTCCCTCGAGGACTTCAGCGAAGT GTACCTGGTGACCACGCTGATGGGCGCCGACCTGAACAACATCGTCAAGTGCCAGGCGCTGAGCGACGAGCACGTTCAGTTCCTCGTGTACCAGCTGCTGCGCGGGCTGAAG TACATCCACTCGGCGGGGATCATCCACCGG GACCTGAAGCCCAGCAACTTGGCTGTGAACGAGGACTGCGAGCTGCGG ATCCTGGACTTCGGGCTCGCGCGCCAGGCGGACGAGGAGATGACTGGCTACGTGGCCACGCGCTGGTACCGGGCCCCTGAGATCATGCTGAACTGGATGCACTACAACCAGACAG TGGACATCTGGTCTGTGGGCTGCATCATGGCCGAGCTGCTCCAGGGAAAGGCCCTCTTCCCGGGAAATGACT ACATCGACCAGCTGAAGCGCATCATGGAGGTGGTGGGCACACCCAGCCCTGAGGTTCTGGCAAAGATATCCTCAGAACAT GCCCGGACCTACATCCAGTCCCTGCCCCACATGCCCCAGAAGGACCTCAGGAGCATCTTCCATGGAGCCAACCCCCTGG CTGTGGACCTCCTGGGACGGATGCTGGTGCTGGACAGCGACCAGAGG AGCTCACCTACCAGGAAGTCCTCAGCTTCAAGCCCCCAGAGCCACCGCAGCCGCCTGGCAGCCTGGACGTTAAGCAGTGAGGGGAATGCGGCTCGCCAGCTGCACTCAGACCCGAGGAGGGGCCTGAGCCCGCCTGCCCTCCCTCCTCGGCCTGCCAGACTTCCACGAGGGGCACCTCCCAACACCACTGCGGCCAGCAGCGCCCACCCCTGGCCTGGGACCCTTGTCTACACGCCGCTCCTTGTGGGAAGCCTGCACGTGTGTGAGCCATGGGTGTAG
- the MAPK12 gene encoding mitogen-activated protein kinase 12 isoform X4 — protein MRTYLVMPFMGTDLGKLMKHEKLSEDRIQFLVYQMLKGLKYIHAAGIIHRDLKPGNLAVNEDCELKILDFGLARQADSEMTGYVVTRWYRAPEVILNWMHYTQTVDIWSVGCIMAEMITGKTLFKGSDHLDQLKEIMKVTGTPPPEFVQRLQSAEAQNYMKGLPELEKKDFASILTNASPLAVNLLEKMLVLDAERRVTAAKALTHPYFESLHDTEDEPKAQKYDESFDDVDRMLDEWKREWGALGRACGWTPPAPCRWPGLRVLGPPTLGCRLGEEHSGGRGSWASGPRPPEHLASPGPQACQRASPCLGQRPGYPGGPQHPLPQASAHTS, from the exons ATGAGAAC TTACCTGGTGATGCCGTTCATGGGCACCGACCTGGGGAAGCTCATGAAGCACGAGAAGCTGAGTGAGGACCGAATCCAGTTCCTCGTCTACCAGATGCTCAAGGGGCTGAAG TACATCCACGCTGCTGGCATCATCCACAGG GACCTGAAGCCCGGCAACCTGGCCGTGAACGAGGACTGTGAGCTGAAG ATCCTGGACTTTGGCCTGGCCCGGCAGGCGGATAGCGAGATGACTGGATACGTGGTGACCCGGTGGTACCGGGCGCCTGAGGTCATCTTGAATTGGATGCACTACACACAGACGG TGGACATCTGGTCAGTGGGCTGCATCATGGCTGAGATGATCACAGGGAAGACGCTCTTCAAAGGCAGCGACC ACCTAGACCAGCTGAAGGAGATCATGAAGGTGACAGGGACGCCTCCCCCTGAGTTCGTGCAGAGGCTGCAGAGTGCCGAG GCTCAGAACTACATGAAGGGCCTCCCTGAGCTAGAGAAAAAGGATTTTGCCTCCATCCTGACCAACGCGAGCCCTCTGG CCGTGAACCTCCTGGAGAAAATGCTGGTGCTGGATGCGGAGCGGCGGGTGACGGCGGCCAAGGCGCTGACCCACCCCTACTTCGAGTCACTGCACGACACAGAGGACGAGCCCAAGGCCCAAAAGTACGATGAATCCTTTGATGACGTGGACCGCATGCTGGACGAGTGGAAGCGTGAGTGGGGGGCTCTGGGCAGGGCCTGTGGCTGGACCCCACCAGCCCCGTGCAGGTGGCCAGGGCTCAGAGTCCTGGGTCCCCCCACCCTGGGATGCAGGTTAGGTGAGGAACACAGTGGAGGTCGGGGCAGCTGGGCTTCCGGGCCAAGGCCACCTGAGCACTTGGCCTCTCCCGGCCCCCAGGCCTGCCAGCGTGCCTCCCCATGTCTAGGCCAGAGGCCGGGCTACCCCGGAGGCCCTCAGCACCCACTCCCCCAGGCCTCTGCTCATACCTCTTGA
- the MAPK12 gene encoding mitogen-activated protein kinase 12 isoform X2: MSSPQLARKGFYRQEVTKTAWEVRAVYQDLQPVGSGAYGAVCSAVDSRTGAKVAIKKLYRPFQSELFAKRAYRELRLLKHMRHENVIGLLDVFTPNETLDDFTDFYLVMPFMGTDLGKLMKHEKLSEDRIQFLVYQMLKGLKYIHAAGIIHRDLKPGNLAVNEDCELKILDFGLARQADSEMTGYVVTRWYRAPEVILNWMHYTQTVDIWSVGCIMAEMITGKTLFKGSDHQLKEIMKVTGTPPPEFVQRLQSAEAQNYMKGLPELEKKDFASILTNASPLAVNLLEKMLVLDAERRVTAAKALTHPYFESLHDTEDEPKAQKYDESFDDVDRMLDEWKREWGALGRACGWTPPAPCRWPGLRVLGPPTLGCRLGEEHSGGRGSWASGPRPPEHLASPGPQACQRASPCLGQRPGYPGGPQHPLPQASAHTS, translated from the exons ATGAGCTCTCCGCAGCTCGCCCGCAAGGGCTTTTACCGCCAGGAGGTGACCAAGACGGCCTGGGAGGTGCGCGCCGTGTACCAGGACCTGCAGCCCGTGGGCTCGGGCGCCTATGGCGCCGTGTG CTCGGCGGTGGACAGCCGCACGGGCGCCAAGGTGGCCATAAAGAAGCTGTACCGGCCCTTCCAGTCCGAGCTGTTCGCCAAGCGCGCCTACCGCGAGCTGCGCCTGCTCAAGCACATGCGCCATGAGAAC GTAATTGGGCTGCTGGATGTGTTCACACCCAATGAGACCCTGGATGATTTCACAGACTT TTACCTGGTGATGCCGTTCATGGGCACCGACCTGGGGAAGCTCATGAAGCACGAGAAGCTGAGTGAGGACCGAATCCAGTTCCTCGTCTACCAGATGCTCAAGGGGCTGAAG TACATCCACGCTGCTGGCATCATCCACAGG GACCTGAAGCCCGGCAACCTGGCCGTGAACGAGGACTGTGAGCTGAAG ATCCTGGACTTTGGCCTGGCCCGGCAGGCGGATAGCGAGATGACTGGATACGTGGTGACCCGGTGGTACCGGGCGCCTGAGGTCATCTTGAATTGGATGCACTACACACAGACGG TGGACATCTGGTCAGTGGGCTGCATCATGGCTGAGATGATCACAGGGAAGACGCTCTTCAAAGGCAGCGACC ACCAGCTGAAGGAGATCATGAAGGTGACAGGGACGCCTCCCCCTGAGTTCGTGCAGAGGCTGCAGAGTGCCGAG GCTCAGAACTACATGAAGGGCCTCCCTGAGCTAGAGAAAAAGGATTTTGCCTCCATCCTGACCAACGCGAGCCCTCTGG CCGTGAACCTCCTGGAGAAAATGCTGGTGCTGGATGCGGAGCGGCGGGTGACGGCGGCCAAGGCGCTGACCCACCCCTACTTCGAGTCACTGCACGACACAGAGGACGAGCCCAAGGCCCAAAAGTACGATGAATCCTTTGATGACGTGGACCGCATGCTGGACGAGTGGAAGCGTGAGTGGGGGGCTCTGGGCAGGGCCTGTGGCTGGACCCCACCAGCCCCGTGCAGGTGGCCAGGGCTCAGAGTCCTGGGTCCCCCCACCCTGGGATGCAGGTTAGGTGAGGAACACAGTGGAGGTCGGGGCAGCTGGGCTTCCGGGCCAAGGCCACCTGAGCACTTGGCCTCTCCCGGCCCCCAGGCCTGCCAGCGTGCCTCCCCATGTCTAGGCCAGAGGCCGGGCTACCCCGGAGGCCCTCAGCACCCACTCCCCCAGGCCTCTGCTCATACCTCTTGA
- the LOC137774844 gene encoding mitogen-activated protein kinase 11 isoform X3 codes for MGADLNNIVKCQALSDEHVQFLVYQLLRGLKYIHSAGIIHRDLKPSNLAVNEDCELRILDFGLARQADEEMTGYVATRWYRAPEIMLNWMHYNQTVDIWSVGCIMAELLQGKALFPGNDYIDQLKRIMEVVGTPSPEVLAKISSEHARTYIQSLPHMPQKDLRSIFHGANPLAVDLLGRMLVLDSDQRSSPTRKSSASSPQSHRSRLAAWTLSSEGNAARQLHSDPRRGLSPPALPPRPARLPRGAPPNTTAASSAHPWPGTLVYTPLLVGSLHVCEPWV; via the exons ATGGGCGCCGACCTGAACAACATCGTCAAGTGCCAGGCGCTGAGCGACGAGCACGTTCAGTTCCTCGTGTACCAGCTGCTGCGCGGGCTGAAG TACATCCACTCGGCGGGGATCATCCACCGG GACCTGAAGCCCAGCAACTTGGCTGTGAACGAGGACTGCGAGCTGCGG ATCCTGGACTTCGGGCTCGCGCGCCAGGCGGACGAGGAGATGACTGGCTACGTGGCCACGCGCTGGTACCGGGCCCCTGAGATCATGCTGAACTGGATGCACTACAACCAGACAG TGGACATCTGGTCTGTGGGCTGCATCATGGCCGAGCTGCTCCAGGGAAAGGCCCTCTTCCCGGGAAATGACT ACATCGACCAGCTGAAGCGCATCATGGAGGTGGTGGGCACACCCAGCCCTGAGGTTCTGGCAAAGATATCCTCAGAACAT GCCCGGACCTACATCCAGTCCCTGCCCCACATGCCCCAGAAGGACCTCAGGAGCATCTTCCATGGAGCCAACCCCCTGG CTGTGGACCTCCTGGGACGGATGCTGGTGCTGGACAGCGACCAGAGG AGCTCACCTACCAGGAAGTCCTCAGCTTCAAGCCCCCAGAGCCACCGCAGCCGCCTGGCAGCCTGGACGTTAAGCAGTGAGGGGAATGCGGCTCGCCAGCTGCACTCAGACCCGAGGAGGGGCCTGAGCCCGCCTGCCCTCCCTCCTCGGCCTGCCAGACTTCCACGAGGGGCACCTCCCAACACCACTGCGGCCAGCAGCGCCCACCCCTGGCCTGGGACCCTTGTCTACACGCCGCTCCTTGTGGGAAGCCTGCACGTGTGTGAGCCATGGGTGTAG
- the MAPK12 gene encoding mitogen-activated protein kinase 12 isoform X3 — MSSPQLARKGFYRQEVTKTAWEVRAVYQDLQPVGSGAYGAVCSAVDSRTGAKVAIKKLYRPFQSELFAKRAYRELRLLKHMRHENVIGLLDVFTPNETLDDFTDFYLVMPFMGTDLGKLMKHEKLSEDRIQFLVYQMLKGLKYIHAAGIIHRDLKPGNLAVNEDCELKILDFGLARQADSEMTGYVVTRWYRAPEVILNWMHYTQTVDIWSVGCIMAEMITGKTLFKGSDHLDQLKEIMKVTGTPPPEFVQRLQSAEAQNYMKGLPELEKKDFASILTNASPLAVNLLEKMLVLDAERRVTAAKALTHPYFESLHDTEDEPKAQKYDESFDDVDRMLDEWKRVTYREVLSFKPPRQLGAKVSKETAL, encoded by the exons ATGAGCTCTCCGCAGCTCGCCCGCAAGGGCTTTTACCGCCAGGAGGTGACCAAGACGGCCTGGGAGGTGCGCGCCGTGTACCAGGACCTGCAGCCCGTGGGCTCGGGCGCCTATGGCGCCGTGTG CTCGGCGGTGGACAGCCGCACGGGCGCCAAGGTGGCCATAAAGAAGCTGTACCGGCCCTTCCAGTCCGAGCTGTTCGCCAAGCGCGCCTACCGCGAGCTGCGCCTGCTCAAGCACATGCGCCATGAGAAC GTAATTGGGCTGCTGGATGTGTTCACACCCAATGAGACCCTGGATGATTTCACAGACTT TTACCTGGTGATGCCGTTCATGGGCACCGACCTGGGGAAGCTCATGAAGCACGAGAAGCTGAGTGAGGACCGAATCCAGTTCCTCGTCTACCAGATGCTCAAGGGGCTGAAG TACATCCACGCTGCTGGCATCATCCACAGG GACCTGAAGCCCGGCAACCTGGCCGTGAACGAGGACTGTGAGCTGAAG ATCCTGGACTTTGGCCTGGCCCGGCAGGCGGATAGCGAGATGACTGGATACGTGGTGACCCGGTGGTACCGGGCGCCTGAGGTCATCTTGAATTGGATGCACTACACACAGACGG TGGACATCTGGTCAGTGGGCTGCATCATGGCTGAGATGATCACAGGGAAGACGCTCTTCAAAGGCAGCGACC ACCTAGACCAGCTGAAGGAGATCATGAAGGTGACAGGGACGCCTCCCCCTGAGTTCGTGCAGAGGCTGCAGAGTGCCGAG GCTCAGAACTACATGAAGGGCCTCCCTGAGCTAGAGAAAAAGGATTTTGCCTCCATCCTGACCAACGCGAGCCCTCTGG CCGTGAACCTCCTGGAGAAAATGCTGGTGCTGGATGCGGAGCGGCGGGTGACGGCGGCCAAGGCGCTGACCCACCCCTACTTCGAGTCACTGCACGACACAGAGGACGAGCCCAAGGCCCAAAAGTACGATGAATCCTTTGATGACGTGGACCGCATGCTGGACGAGTGGAAGC GTGTCACATATAGAGAGGTGCTCAGCTTCAAGCCTCCCCGACAGCTGGGGGCCAAGGTCTCCAAGGAGACGGCCTTGTGA
- the LOC137774844 gene encoding mitogen-activated protein kinase 11 isoform X2, with translation MSGPRAGFYRQELNKTVWEVPQRLQGLRPVGSGAYGSVCSAYDTRLRQRVAVKKLSRPFQSLIHARRTYRELRLLKHLKHENVIGLLDVFTPATSLEDFSEVYLVTTLMGADLNNIVKCQALSDEHVQFLVYQLLRGLKYIHSAGIIHRDLKPSNLAVNEDCELRILDFGLARQADEEMTGYVATRWYRAPEIMLNWMHYNQTVDIWSVGCIMAELLQGKALFPGNDYIDQLKRIMEVVGTPSPEVLAKISSEHARTYIQSLPHMPQKDLRSIFHGANPLAVDLLGRMLVLDSDQRVSAAEALAHAYFSQYHDPEDEPEAEPYDESVEAKERTVEEWKELTYQEVLSFKPPEPPQPPGSLDVKQ, from the exons ATGTCGGGCCCGCGCGCCGGCTTCTACCGGCAGGAGCTGAACAAGACGGTGTGGGAGGTGCCGCAGCGGCTGCAAGGGCTGCGCCCGGTGGGCTCGGGCGCCTACGGCTCCGTCTg CTCGGCCTATGACACGCGGCTGCGCCAGAGGGTGGCGGTGAAGAAGCTGTCGCGCCCCTTCCAGTCGCTGATCCACGCGCGGAGGACGTACCGCGAGCTGCGGCTGCTCAAGCACCTGAAGCACGAGAAC GTCATCGGGCTGCTGGACGTGTTCACGCCGGCCACTTCCCTCGAGGACTTCAGCGAAGT GTACCTGGTGACCACGCTGATGGGCGCCGACCTGAACAACATCGTCAAGTGCCAGGCGCTGAGCGACGAGCACGTTCAGTTCCTCGTGTACCAGCTGCTGCGCGGGCTGAAG TACATCCACTCGGCGGGGATCATCCACCGG GACCTGAAGCCCAGCAACTTGGCTGTGAACGAGGACTGCGAGCTGCGG ATCCTGGACTTCGGGCTCGCGCGCCAGGCGGACGAGGAGATGACTGGCTACGTGGCCACGCGCTGGTACCGGGCCCCTGAGATCATGCTGAACTGGATGCACTACAACCAGACAG TGGACATCTGGTCTGTGGGCTGCATCATGGCCGAGCTGCTCCAGGGAAAGGCCCTCTTCCCGGGAAATGACT ACATCGACCAGCTGAAGCGCATCATGGAGGTGGTGGGCACACCCAGCCCTGAGGTTCTGGCAAAGATATCCTCAGAACAT GCCCGGACCTACATCCAGTCCCTGCCCCACATGCCCCAGAAGGACCTCAGGAGCATCTTCCATGGAGCCAACCCCCTGG CTGTGGACCTCCTGGGACGGATGCTGGTGCTGGACAGCGACCAGAGGGTCAGTGCAGCCGAGGCCCTGGCCCACGCCTACTTCAGCCAGTACCACGACCCCGAGGATGAGCCCGAGGCCGAGCCCTACGACGAAAGCGTTGAGGCCAAGGAGCGCACGGTGGAGGAGTGGAAGG AGCTCACCTACCAGGAAGTCCTCAGCTTCAAGCCCCCAGAGCCACCGCAGCCGCCTGGCAGCCTGGACGTTAAGCAGTGA
- the MAPK12 gene encoding mitogen-activated protein kinase 12 isoform X5: MPFMGTDLGKLMKHEKLSEDRIQFLVYQMLKGLKYIHAAGIIHRDLKPGNLAVNEDCELKILDFGLARQADSEMTGYVVTRWYRAPEVILNWMHYTQTVDIWSVGCIMAEMITGKTLFKGSDHLDQLKEIMKVTGTPPPEFVQRLQSAEAQNYMKGLPELEKKDFASILTNASPLAVNLLEKMLVLDAERRVTAAKALTHPYFESLHDTEDEPKAQKYDESFDDVDRMLDEWKREWGALGRACGWTPPAPCRWPGLRVLGPPTLGCRLGEEHSGGRGSWASGPRPPEHLASPGPQACQRASPCLGQRPGYPGGPQHPLPQASAHTS; the protein is encoded by the exons ATGCCGTTCATGGGCACCGACCTGGGGAAGCTCATGAAGCACGAGAAGCTGAGTGAGGACCGAATCCAGTTCCTCGTCTACCAGATGCTCAAGGGGCTGAAG TACATCCACGCTGCTGGCATCATCCACAGG GACCTGAAGCCCGGCAACCTGGCCGTGAACGAGGACTGTGAGCTGAAG ATCCTGGACTTTGGCCTGGCCCGGCAGGCGGATAGCGAGATGACTGGATACGTGGTGACCCGGTGGTACCGGGCGCCTGAGGTCATCTTGAATTGGATGCACTACACACAGACGG TGGACATCTGGTCAGTGGGCTGCATCATGGCTGAGATGATCACAGGGAAGACGCTCTTCAAAGGCAGCGACC ACCTAGACCAGCTGAAGGAGATCATGAAGGTGACAGGGACGCCTCCCCCTGAGTTCGTGCAGAGGCTGCAGAGTGCCGAG GCTCAGAACTACATGAAGGGCCTCCCTGAGCTAGAGAAAAAGGATTTTGCCTCCATCCTGACCAACGCGAGCCCTCTGG CCGTGAACCTCCTGGAGAAAATGCTGGTGCTGGATGCGGAGCGGCGGGTGACGGCGGCCAAGGCGCTGACCCACCCCTACTTCGAGTCACTGCACGACACAGAGGACGAGCCCAAGGCCCAAAAGTACGATGAATCCTTTGATGACGTGGACCGCATGCTGGACGAGTGGAAGCGTGAGTGGGGGGCTCTGGGCAGGGCCTGTGGCTGGACCCCACCAGCCCCGTGCAGGTGGCCAGGGCTCAGAGTCCTGGGTCCCCCCACCCTGGGATGCAGGTTAGGTGAGGAACACAGTGGAGGTCGGGGCAGCTGGGCTTCCGGGCCAAGGCCACCTGAGCACTTGGCCTCTCCCGGCCCCCAGGCCTGCCAGCGTGCCTCCCCATGTCTAGGCCAGAGGCCGGGCTACCCCGGAGGCCCTCAGCACCCACTCCCCCAGGCCTCTGCTCATACCTCTTGA